From the Pirellulales bacterium genome, one window contains:
- a CDS encoding polysaccharide lyase family protein, with amino-acid sequence MSHAQVTLTKNSNSNWTISNGLITTVFDPNSQNVTSIKLGSGPNLVSQLDEETASAGIGSGTWTFNSQVGPNNSYVDVWDTMASTGTSANPITYSIHYIVFANDPTVHAYEAVSHAATDPAWSQGQGQFLFRGVTSGGVFTSTYQQGTGPNNLAGVSAAFPPLTPGYAGQTVQNVTTQITAAGVAGDNGTNFFTKYDTSTYVQFDQGQTLYGPNYGVTAVIPSTESMTGGPTKQDLAFTDPAIINVEYNSDHYGIDGSGSGAYPGYGINVAANVATNIVYGPFAFNVQSSAGKTGAQVYQAAVSNIPTYQAEYNTDAALVAAGYVPTGTTTRGGLNLSAGNSAGWSANATNNTAVLSENGVNMQESTLGSQYWVQLNQSGSGNINNVTPGTYRLTLYQLGQWGETRVNNVPIVAGQTSIPQNLTFTPENFSTAAPIWTIGTPNRSANEFTNGHDSSVVLGSSGPDKRQYYGSYDYWAEEAALGHNGFVSYNATATVIGGQAVPATNDPNAWLANQWQTFNPPLYDSANATTDNYTNTCPAYVTAAGGPASYHGASWQVHFMVTAAQKAQGQFVVLSVGVVSLSASLVVTLNGHQETWSFNNFPGPNDPQTRSGDAGFYQWAAFQFPVSDLSTTGTDNEIDFGVSAHTNGVMYDALRMEITNTSASPSTTGWDDYTYINGSSTTAPNDAAGESLTVSLVPEPCSFALLALGSLGLGCWRKRRGRND; translated from the coding sequence GTGTCCCATGCGCAGGTTACTCTCACAAAAAACAGCAACAGCAACTGGACGATTTCCAATGGCTTAATCACCACAGTCTTCGATCCGAATTCCCAAAATGTTACTTCGATTAAGCTTGGCAGCGGTCCCAACCTGGTTTCGCAGTTAGATGAAGAAACAGCTTCCGCCGGAATCGGCTCGGGAACCTGGACCTTTAACTCGCAAGTTGGGCCCAACAACAGTTACGTCGACGTGTGGGATACCATGGCCTCGACCGGCACCAGCGCCAACCCCATCACCTATTCGATCCATTACATCGTCTTCGCCAATGACCCCACGGTGCATGCGTATGAAGCGGTAAGCCATGCAGCGACCGATCCGGCGTGGAGCCAGGGACAAGGGCAGTTTTTGTTTCGCGGTGTTACGTCAGGAGGAGTTTTTACCTCCACGTACCAGCAAGGCACGGGTCCCAACAATCTGGCTGGCGTGAGTGCTGCCTTCCCGCCCCTTACACCCGGCTATGCGGGCCAAACAGTTCAGAACGTCACCACCCAAATCACGGCGGCGGGCGTGGCGGGCGACAATGGGACCAACTTCTTCACGAAATACGACACCTCCACCTACGTGCAATTCGATCAAGGGCAGACGTTGTATGGCCCCAATTATGGCGTTACGGCGGTGATTCCGTCGACCGAATCGATGACCGGCGGGCCCACCAAGCAAGATTTGGCTTTCACCGATCCGGCGATCATCAACGTGGAGTACAATTCCGATCACTATGGCATTGATGGTTCCGGATCAGGCGCGTACCCAGGCTATGGGATCAACGTCGCAGCCAATGTGGCCACGAATATCGTCTATGGCCCATTCGCATTCAATGTGCAGTCGAGCGCGGGAAAAACCGGCGCGCAAGTTTATCAGGCAGCAGTCAGCAATATTCCCACGTATCAAGCCGAATATAACACCGATGCGGCCTTGGTTGCGGCCGGCTATGTTCCCACCGGCACGACAACACGGGGAGGCCTCAACCTGAGCGCGGGGAATTCCGCCGGCTGGAGCGCCAATGCGACGAACAACACGGCAGTGCTCTCCGAAAATGGCGTCAACATGCAGGAATCGACGCTGGGCAGTCAATATTGGGTTCAGCTCAATCAAAGCGGAAGTGGGAACATCAATAATGTGACGCCGGGCACTTACCGCTTAACGCTTTATCAGCTTGGCCAATGGGGGGAAACGCGAGTCAATAATGTTCCGATCGTCGCGGGACAAACGAGTATTCCGCAGAATCTGACGTTCACGCCGGAGAATTTTAGCACCGCCGCGCCCATTTGGACCATCGGCACGCCCAATCGCTCCGCCAATGAATTCACCAACGGTCACGATTCGTCCGTGGTTCTCGGTTCTTCGGGTCCTGACAAGCGGCAATACTACGGCTCCTATGACTACTGGGCCGAAGAAGCGGCGCTCGGTCACAATGGCTTCGTTTCTTATAACGCCACGGCCACCGTCATTGGTGGTCAGGCCGTTCCGGCAACCAACGATCCCAATGCGTGGCTGGCCAATCAATGGCAAACGTTTAATCCGCCGTTGTACGATTCGGCCAACGCCACCACCGATAATTACACGAATACCTGTCCAGCCTATGTCACAGCGGCCGGGGGACCAGCCAGCTATCACGGCGCGTCGTGGCAAGTTCACTTTATGGTTACCGCTGCGCAGAAGGCGCAAGGACAATTTGTCGTTTTATCCGTGGGCGTGGTATCGCTGTCTGCCAGTTTAGTCGTCACGTTGAATGGCCATCAGGAAACCTGGAGCTTTAACAATTTTCCTGGTCCGAACGATCCACAGACTCGCAGCGGAGATGCAGGCTTTTATCAATGGGCGGCATTTCAATTTCCCGTCTCTGATCTTAGTACTACGGGAACAGATAATGAAATAGATTTTGGCGTCAGTGCGCATACGAACGGCGTCATGTATGACGCTTTGCGCATGGAAATTACCAACACTTCTGCCAGTCCTTCTACCACCGGCTGGGACGATTATACCTACATCAACGGAAGTTCGACGACCGCGCCCAATGATGCGGCGGGCGAATCGCTGACGGTAAGCTTAGTGCCCGAGCCGTGTTCTTTTGCTTTACTGGCTCTGGGTTCACTGGGCCTTGGGTGTTGGCGAAAGCGTCGTGGTAGAAATGACTAG
- a CDS encoding YebC/PmpR family DNA-binding transcriptional regulator, with product MAGHSHWANISRKKALIDNKRGKVWSKLAKAIIVAAKLGGGDPDANLRLRYAIDAARAVSMPNENIARAIKTGTGELQSGTLEETIYEGYGPGGVAVMCEILTDNRNRTAPEIRKVFELNDGKLGASNCVAWMFERKGLFIVGADKADEDKIMEIALEAGADDVKQSGDKFEVTCDANLFAKVADALQKAGIAPESSQLTRIPTNTVNVDDPETARKVLTLVEALDNHDDVQSVSANFNIPDEAMAQIAG from the coding sequence ATGGCTGGTCATTCCCATTGGGCCAACATTTCCCGGAAAAAAGCGCTGATCGATAACAAGCGCGGCAAGGTTTGGAGCAAGCTGGCCAAGGCGATTATCGTGGCCGCAAAATTAGGCGGTGGCGATCCTGACGCCAATCTCCGCCTGCGGTACGCCATCGATGCCGCCCGAGCCGTCAGCATGCCCAACGAGAACATTGCCCGGGCGATTAAAACCGGCACGGGCGAATTGCAAAGCGGCACGCTGGAAGAAACCATTTACGAAGGCTACGGCCCCGGCGGGGTGGCCGTGATGTGCGAAATCCTGACCGACAACCGCAACCGCACCGCGCCGGAAATCCGCAAAGTGTTCGAACTAAACGACGGCAAGCTGGGCGCATCGAACTGCGTGGCCTGGATGTTCGAGCGCAAAGGCCTGTTCATCGTGGGCGCCGACAAAGCCGACGAAGATAAGATCATGGAAATCGCGCTGGAAGCCGGCGCTGACGACGTGAAGCAAAGCGGCGATAAATTTGAAGTCACCTGCGATGCCAATCTGTTCGCCAAAGTGGCCGACGCCCTGCAAAAAGCGGGCATCGCTCCCGAAAGCAGCCAGCTCACGCGCATTCCCACCAATACGGTGAACGTCGATGACCCGGAAACCGCCCGCAAGGTGTTGACTCTTGTGGAAGCGCTCGACAATCACGACGATGTGCAAAGCGTGTCGGCCAACTTCAACATTCCCGACGAAGCGATGGCGCAAATTGCGGGCTGA
- a CDS encoding SMP-30/gluconolactonase/LRE family protein, giving the protein MRHLLCVLVVLAYWPSCVWAQESKIIAPGAKLEKLAGDFKFTEGPAVDAQGNVYFTDQPNDKILKWSTDGKLSTFMEPSGRSNGLCFDDKGRLWSCADEKNELWIIDVATGQHTVAVKDYQGKLINGPNDVWVRPDGGAYFTDPFYKRDYWKRGAKEQDQEATYFLSPDGKTLTRVTNDLRKPNGIIGTPDGKTLYVSDIQAGNTFAYDIQSDGSLQNKRLFCKLGSDGMTIDDQGNVYLTGRGVTVFDKNGQKIEHIDVPESWTGNVCFGGSDMRTLFITASKGLYSVKMQVAGAARQ; this is encoded by the coding sequence ATGCGGCATCTTCTTTGCGTACTTGTGGTGCTTGCGTATTGGCCAAGCTGCGTTTGGGCACAGGAATCTAAAATCATTGCGCCGGGGGCCAAGCTCGAAAAACTGGCCGGTGATTTTAAGTTCACCGAGGGGCCAGCGGTCGATGCCCAGGGGAATGTGTACTTCACCGATCAGCCGAATGACAAAATTCTGAAGTGGAGCACCGACGGCAAGCTCTCCACGTTTATGGAACCATCGGGCCGCTCCAACGGCCTGTGCTTTGACGACAAAGGCCGATTATGGTCATGCGCAGACGAGAAAAACGAATTGTGGATTATCGACGTGGCCACCGGACAGCACACCGTGGCGGTAAAGGATTATCAGGGCAAGCTGATCAACGGTCCTAACGACGTGTGGGTGCGGCCCGATGGCGGCGCATATTTCACCGATCCGTTTTACAAGCGCGATTACTGGAAGCGCGGCGCCAAGGAGCAAGATCAGGAAGCCACGTATTTTCTGTCACCCGACGGCAAAACCCTAACCCGCGTGACCAACGATTTGCGAAAGCCCAACGGCATCATCGGCACGCCCGATGGAAAAACGCTGTACGTTTCCGACATTCAGGCCGGCAACACCTTCGCCTACGATATTCAGAGCGACGGCTCGCTGCAAAACAAACGCCTGTTTTGCAAGCTCGGCTCCGACGGCATGACGATCGACGACCAGGGGAACGTGTATCTCACTGGGCGAGGAGTCACCGTGTTTGATAAAAACGGCCAGAAGATCGAACACATCGACGTGCCGGAAAGCTGGACCGGCAATGTTTGCTTTGGCGGCAGCGACATGCGCACGCTGTTCATTACGGCGAGCAAGGGCTTGTACTCGGTGAAAATGCAGGTGGCCGGCGCGGCACGGCAATAA
- a CDS encoding tetratricopeptide repeat protein has translation MRCSSSPAAAAALVMALWCAPVLFADPTPPAKQPLDNPLETFNPKQPRTEEEQDRLTALAHFSAGHMLEQRQQLPEALREYERAIRYDSNATPVLRELVPLAFSLDRPDEALRYTVKFIEQSPIDAELLQRAAEYLAEAGQWKEALKLYKQAAQQMAKEKPSAQQVAVQMEIGRLSFLTEEYGDAAAAFKHVLQALEDPEKFGLDAVAHKKLLGDGGATYELIGVTCLEAGQPETAKEAFEHFDKIRPDPATLALNMARVDLASDKPQAALAQLQKFFNAGATDQETSPYEVLAKVLKKLKQDDRLIPRLAALHNEQPKNTPLTFFLGEQYRAAGQLEKAQDLLEAVHAEKADEKTYAALADVYRRTQQPEELLKLLAEMLEKDGSLGALGDEVKKLIEDDKAVTALIEAAQTQGAAAKEQDQYALRAAGLIAAEAKRWKDVETLFNLALKADPKTAGELFLVWGLGLFMDDQYAEAQAVFQRGIDEKALPDDKPDLYYYLAGVLEMQGKTDAALAAAKVAAEKQPKNVSYAIRIPWILYHAKRNEEAAKAYQDVLDKFDADYTTDGVRDACREARDALSNLCTLKNATPQAVEWLEQILDEFPDDAGANNDLGFLWAEQNQHLHRALKMIQLAVADEPDNYAYLDSLGWVLFRLERNAEALTQLQKAADVKDPDGEVLDHLAQVYAKLGQTAEAKAAWTRAAKAFKKAGEEEKMKAIEKKLEQK, from the coding sequence ATGCGATGCTCTTCCTCTCCGGCTGCGGCGGCGGCCCTGGTTATGGCGCTGTGGTGTGCGCCGGTCCTGTTCGCCGACCCTACTCCGCCGGCGAAGCAGCCGCTCGACAATCCGCTGGAAACGTTTAATCCGAAGCAACCGCGCACCGAGGAGGAACAGGATCGGCTCACCGCGCTGGCCCATTTTTCCGCCGGCCACATGCTCGAGCAGCGGCAACAGTTGCCGGAAGCGCTGCGCGAATACGAGCGGGCCATCCGTTACGATTCCAATGCCACGCCGGTGTTGCGGGAGCTGGTTCCACTGGCCTTCAGCTTGGATCGCCCAGACGAGGCCCTGCGCTATACGGTCAAGTTCATCGAGCAAAGCCCGATCGATGCCGAATTGTTGCAACGGGCCGCGGAATACCTGGCCGAAGCGGGCCAGTGGAAAGAAGCCCTCAAATTGTACAAGCAGGCCGCGCAGCAAATGGCAAAGGAAAAGCCTTCGGCGCAACAAGTGGCCGTGCAAATGGAAATTGGCCGGCTGTCGTTTCTCACGGAGGAGTACGGCGATGCCGCTGCCGCCTTCAAGCACGTGCTGCAAGCATTGGAAGATCCTGAGAAGTTCGGCCTCGACGCGGTGGCGCACAAAAAGCTGCTGGGCGATGGCGGCGCAACGTACGAATTAATTGGCGTTACGTGTTTGGAAGCCGGGCAACCCGAGACGGCCAAGGAGGCGTTCGAGCACTTCGATAAAATTCGACCCGACCCAGCCACGCTGGCATTGAATATGGCCCGGGTCGATCTGGCGTCCGACAAGCCGCAAGCTGCGCTTGCGCAACTGCAAAAATTTTTCAATGCCGGCGCGACCGACCAGGAAACCTCGCCCTACGAAGTGCTGGCCAAAGTGCTGAAAAAGCTGAAGCAAGACGACCGGTTAATTCCTAGGCTCGCAGCGCTGCACAACGAGCAGCCTAAAAACACGCCGCTAACTTTTTTCCTGGGGGAGCAGTATCGCGCGGCGGGTCAGCTGGAAAAGGCGCAGGATCTATTGGAAGCGGTCCACGCGGAAAAGGCCGACGAAAAAACATACGCCGCCTTGGCCGATGTCTACCGCCGTACCCAGCAGCCGGAAGAGCTGTTGAAATTGCTGGCCGAAATGTTGGAAAAGGACGGTTCGCTGGGCGCGCTGGGAGACGAAGTGAAAAAGCTGATCGAGGATGATAAGGCAGTAACCGCCCTGATCGAAGCGGCGCAAACGCAAGGCGCTGCCGCCAAGGAGCAAGATCAATATGCGCTGCGCGCCGCCGGCTTAATTGCCGCGGAGGCCAAGCGCTGGAAAGATGTCGAAACACTGTTCAATTTAGCGCTCAAGGCCGATCCCAAAACCGCCGGCGAGCTGTTTCTGGTGTGGGGGCTCGGCTTGTTCATGGACGATCAATACGCCGAGGCCCAGGCCGTGTTTCAACGCGGCATCGACGAAAAAGCTCTGCCCGACGACAAGCCCGACTTGTACTACTACCTGGCCGGTGTGTTGGAAATGCAAGGCAAAACCGATGCCGCGCTGGCCGCCGCCAAAGTCGCCGCCGAGAAACAACCGAAAAACGTGTCGTACGCCATCCGCATTCCGTGGATTTTGTACCACGCCAAGCGCAACGAGGAGGCGGCCAAGGCGTACCAGGATGTGCTGGACAAGTTCGATGCCGATTACACCACCGATGGCGTTCGCGATGCCTGCCGCGAGGCCCGCGACGCGCTGTCGAACCTTTGCACGCTGAAAAATGCCACGCCGCAAGCGGTCGAGTGGCTGGAGCAAATTCTCGACGAGTTTCCCGACGATGCCGGCGCCAACAACGATTTAGGCTTCCTCTGGGCCGAACAAAACCAGCATCTGCATCGGGCCTTAAAAATGATTCAACTGGCCGTCGCCGATGAGCCCGATAATTACGCCTATCTCGACAGCCTGGGCTGGGTGCTATTCCGCTTGGAGCGCAATGCGGAAGCGCTTACTCAATTGCAAAAAGCGGCCGATGTAAAAGATCCCGACGGCGAAGTGCTGGATCACTTGGCCCAGGTATACGCTAAGCTGGGGCAAACTGCCGAAGCCAAAGCCGCCTGGACGCGCGCCGCCAAGGCCTTTAAGAAAGCCGGCGAAGAGGAGAAAATGAAAGCGATTGAGAAGAAACTCGAACAGAAATGA